A section of the Phaseolus vulgaris cultivar G19833 chromosome 8, P. vulgaris v2.0, whole genome shotgun sequence genome encodes:
- the LOC137826006 gene encoding 7-deoxyloganetin glucosyltransferase-like, with protein sequence MQSMEETSNVASSATMKKPHAVCIPHPTQGHINPMLKLAKLLHFKGFHITFVNTEYTHKRLLKSRGPDSLKGLSSFRFETIPDGLPEPAVDATQDIPSLCDSTRRTCLPHLNNLLTKINSSDVPPVTCLVADGVMSFTLDAAEELGVPLALFWTPSACGFMCYVQLEQLIQKGLIPLKDSSSVTNGYLETKIDSIPGIKEIRLRDFPSFVRTTDSDDFMIEFLQWECGRAREASAIILNTFDAMEHDVLEALSSILPPVYSIGPLNLLVKDIDDEDLNVIRSNLWKEEFECVEWLDTKEPNSVIYVNFGSITVMTSEQLNEFAWGLANSNKSFLWVIRPDVVGGENVVLPPEFVEQTKDRGFLSSWCPQEQVLAHPAIGGFLTHSGWNSTLESVCGGVPMICWPFFAEQQTNCRFCCKEWGIGLEIEDVKRDKIERLVRELMDGEKGKEMKEKAIQWKDLAVSATYGPHGSSFLNLENMIREVLVGESVKR encoded by the exons ATGCAATCTATGGAAGAGACATCAAACGTGGCTTCTTCAGCCACAATGAAGAAGCCCCATGCTGTGTGCATACCACACCCAACACAAGGGCACATAAACCCAATGCTAAAACTAGCAAAACTTCTTCACTTCAAAGGCTTTCATATCACCTTTGTCAACACTGAGTATACCCACAAACGCCTTCTCAAATCCAGAGGTCCTGATTCTCTCAAGGGCCTCTCTTCATTTCGCTTTGAAACCATTCCTGATGGTCTACCAGAGCCTGCTGTCGATGCCACACAGGATATACCTTCCCTGTGTGATTCCACCAGAAGAACTTGCTTGCCTCACTTGAATAACCTTCTCACTAAAATCAATAGTTCAGATGTCCCTCCAGTGACTTGCTTAGTTGCTGATGGTGTCATGAGCTTCACTCTTGATGCTGCAGAAGAATTGGGTGTCCCACTGGCGCTGTTTTGGACCCCTAGTGCATGTGGGTTCATGTGTTATGTGCAGCTTGAACAACTCATTCAAAAGGGCCTAATACCCCTCAAAG ATTCAAGTTCTGTCACCAATGGGTATTTGGAGACTAAAATCGATAGTATACCAGGAATCAAGGAAATTCGATTGAGGGATTTTCCCAGTTTCGTTAGGACTACAGATTCGGATGATTTTATGATTGAGTTCCTACAGTGGGAGTGCGGGAGAGCTCGAGAAGCTTCTGCAATCATTCTGAACACTTTTGATGCTATGGAGCATGATGTTTTGGAAGCATTATCGTCTATTTTGCCTCCTGTTTATTCCATAGGTCCTTTGAATTTACTCGTGAAGGATATTGATGATGAAGACTTGAATGTAATTAGGTCCAATCTTTGGAAGGAGGAGTTTGAGTGTGTGGAGTGGCTTGACACCAAAGAGCCCAACAGTGTTATATACGTCAATTTTGGGAGCATCACGGTTATGACAAGTGAACAGCTAAATGAATTTGCATGGGGACTTGCTAACAGCAACAAGAGCTTTTTGTGGGTCATAAGACCCGATGTTGTGGGGGGTGAAAACGTTGTTCTGCCTCCAGAGTTTGTGGAACAAACCAAAGACAGAGGCTTCTTGTCTAGTTGGTGCCCGCAAGAGCAAGTGTTGGCACACCCAGCTATTGGAGGATTTTTGACACACAGTGGTTGGAATTCAACTTTGGAAAGTGTGTGTGGAGGTGTTCCAATGATATGTTGGCCTTTCTTTGCGGAGCAACAAACCAATTGTAGGTTCTGTTGCAAAGAGTGGGGGATTGGGTTGGAGATTGAAGATGTTAAGAGAGACAAAATAGAGAGGCTTGTGAGGGAGTTGATGGATGGTGAAAAGGGTAAAGAGATGAAGGAGAAAGCTATACAGTGGAAGGACTTGGCAGTAAGTGCTACTTATGGTCCGCATGGATCTTCGTTTCTTAATTTAGAGAATATGATTCGTGAAGTTCTTGTGGGCGAAAGTGTTAAACGCTAG